Within Primulina tabacum isolate GXHZ01 chromosome 5, ASM2559414v2, whole genome shotgun sequence, the genomic segment AATTTGCGCCGGACCATTCATAAATCTCCACTGAATATTCCTTTAATCAAATTGAAATGACAATTATCAGCTCATAGCAGACATTTCAGGCTTCTTCAAGGTTATAGACACATACTTTAACATTCAGTGCACAAAAAGTTACCAGGTCATCTTTGATTCTGTAGAATGAAGGTTCAACAACTTCACCAACTTTATGATGCCTTACAGCAACTGCCTACAAAAACACCgacattttgaaacataaaacAACGACAATAtggttttacaaaaaaaataatgtgTGTATGCATGTGtggataaatatatataataagacaATATATGCAAAAGAAGAAAAAACGAACACAATTCTCTTTTTGCAGAGATACAAACACATATTTGAAGAAACGAGCTCTGGGGATCAATACTTGTCGGGAAAATGAAAAACTACAGAGTGGTCACAACTTGAGACAAAGCACACCTTCAGGTGACCTCTTTCATGGAAAATCCACTTGCTGAGTTCAGTCAAAAATTGCTCATTCCCAGATTTCTCATGCCTGTTGACATGATATTAGGCACAATCATTTCATGTTCTCCAAAAGAAAAAGAGCCAAGGTATGGGCTTATTGAACACATCACAATGTAAAATTAACTGATACTAGCGCATTTCTAAAAATGTGCAATCCCACTTTCTTATTAAGTTGCATCTTTCCATAATCACTTGCCAACACAAAAACTTACATCTTGTAATGCCGATAAATTTTTAGAAGAAGGTCTCATCTTCAAGGGGAACCACCTTCTGGTATGGGACTTGGCAAAGAAACTTACATGCTAGCgagtagggatgtaatcgagtcgagccaaaccaaactcttgaatgtttgagcttggttcgtttataatcgagccgagctcgagctttatttaacgaatatatgcatgactcacgagcttattcaggcctttatcgagcctaaacaagcttaataaatatgaattatacatttaaatttttattaaattaattaaaaagtaaattatatatttaaaaaaaatatattattcttattaaaatttgtaaatttattataataaataaatttaatagatttttttatatatttcataattaatatgcaaaatcaataaatcaaatatcaaaactattattttttcatctaaaagattactcatgaatttaccaacgaacatgttcacgatctaacgagccgaatactgtaaaacttaagtttggtttgtttatcttaacgagcctcattaaacgagcttttatcgaatcgagcttcgaatagctcacaaacggtttggttcgtttacatccctactaGCAAGGAACATTACAGTAACTAGAACTATCAcccaaatattaaaaataagatTGCTGTTTCAAGCCAGCATGTCAAATCACTCACTTGATAGAGCTTCCAGCTTTTTGTACTCGAGATTGAAAGAACCTGAATACAAAGCCAAATCTTTCAACCCCTATAAATGGAGACAGGACGAATATTGCATTATATACTAACCGGTTGCTGAACACGCTTAATGAGCCAGATATCAAAATCCGGGCATTGTTTCTTGCCTGAATGTAACAAGTATCCGTGTTACTAAAGAAAAGAATTGTAAAATAACTTCACTGTCTTGAAAATTGATGGAACTCaggcaatttttttaaatacagaCAATTTGAAATCAGTTTGCCATCTATTGAAGAAAATATATCCCCACAAAGCACCTGGAAACACATACATAAAGGCTACTACATAAGAACGGACATACCTGCACTACAGAAACTAAAGATATGGAAGAACCAATCAAAGAGGGAGGGTTTGACAACTTGGAATGTGGATTGGCTGAATACGCTGCAGGTGAAGCCGAGAGAACTTTTAACACCTGAGTAAAAGTCAGATAAGATCTAAGTTGTATGGTTAAGATATAACTTGAATCACAATCGAAGTGTTTTCTACAAAGTGCGTCAAGAGATCTTACCATACTGTTGGCAGGATTTACTGAGTGGCCAATACCCTTATAAAGTACAGGAGCCTATTGCAGAGTAAATAGTGAAAAATGGAGATCAGACTATAATGGTTGGCCAAAATGACAAATGGTCTTTTCAGCTCTGCTTTCAACAGGAAAATTCAACGGAAGAAACAAATAGAAAATGATGATAAAAACTGCTTTTTACAAGCATATTGCTTGTATGATTACCTACGTGATTGACATTTGTTTACATGTTAGCTTGGAATAATACAAACAACTTTACCTCAATTTTCTTGCTTCCCAAAATAACTTCGGATTGAATAAAATCATCACTGGCAAGAAGAGTATGATGCCCCTCGATTTCTGAAACTGCGAAGCTTGTATGATCAATCACCAAAGCTTCTGGATCCTATTATCCAACTACATGTTATCAACCTCTGATGAAATGTATTTCCATAAACCTATTCTCTTCTAGTTTTCTACGAAAAAACAAGCTACCGATGGCATTTCCATAAAATGGAGccaaaaaacaagaaaaaagaaaaaaactacCTCATCAAAGTCAACACCACACTCAAAGGCAATGCCTCGAATCAATTCCGATGCCGATTGATCAGCAGCAATGATCAAATCATTGCCAGAATCAACGAATTCCAATATCGATGCTGTATCAATCGACCCTCCAAAACCTAATTTCACTCAAacaataaacaatttaattaatcctCTAATTTTCATATGCATAAAACAGGTCTCTTTACGAACAAAAATGGTTAAAATTTTCACAAATTTCGCGTGATTACTTACGGTCGACGGTGGGGCTGAAGAGAATAAGTCCATCATATAAATACTTTCCATATCTCTGCAAGGAGATTTTGGGATCATCGGCGAGCTTAAAATCGAGGTCAAATCCTCTGGTTTGGAGCGACTTGAAGAAGAGCGAGTGAGAAGATTTGAGTGCAAAATCGTCGAGCAAGACCAAAATTCGCCCGTCTGTGGGGCTCTCGGGGGAAAACGAACTGCAGAGAGTCGCGAAGAAGGGAACGAGAATCAAAAGCGTCCGAAACATAGTCATGAAGCTCTCTTGCTAAGGTTTACGCGACAGAAGTTTTTGCCCTTGTTCTACTGTGACAACAGCCAAACGCTCGCTCCTCTTGCACGAGAATTTCTATTCTAATTTATAAAAAGCTAAAATATTGCTCAATGAGAAAAAACCTCGTATAAATATTATTAGGAAATGTGACGCACCATTTTAGGTGAAAATAACACACAATTGGAGATGACAATGGGACGAGACGAGCTTGTCATCCCCGTTTTCGTCTCCCAATTTCATTCTCACTCTCGTACTCCTTCCGATCTCCACTTTTTCTAGTTCAACAATTGGTTCAGGAAATTCTTGAACCCGAATCCGTGAGGATCCAATCTTCGTCCTCGTctcatttcaaaaatattaatgagaCAAGATCGGAATTTTCGTACTAAAACTTATTAGTATCTATTATTATCATCAgtgataataataattataatattaaaatagtattatttcatcattaatattattttcggAACAAATTCGAAGATAATATCCTCATACTCGTATCGTACTATTTCggagattttaaaaaattatcgaATACGAAAATATCGAAGATCTCCGTCCTCATTTCGAGTTTTTCGAACTACACAATCGAATTTGCTTTCAAATTGAATAGACTGAACTGCCCTAAAGTTtaactggaaaaaaaaaaaaaaaaaactaaattagttttaccaaaataatcagtaaaaactaaaaTATGCATATAAAAGAGGAATTATTATTGTTCATTTTCCACACTTGGTCATGACTATAAATCAAAGACCATAAATCCCCGTGCATGGTTGTACTTAAGCGTCGCACTAACCCTACCAATAGTCCAATACCAAGAACATTGCGTCACTCAGCTCCACGTTGTGCAAGAGCTAGAAATTTATAACGTGGAAAACGAAATCAAACTCCAAATTAAAGAAGCCAAATAATTCTTTACCctcatattataaaaataaatatatactaAAGTAAAGAAAAAAAGATACAACAGGAACTGGCAACCACCCCTCAAGCCTTCCTCATCTATCGCCTGCTGAGGCTTCCTCTAAACCTGCGGCAACAGCTATGACTGCATGGCTACTTGCAGTTTATGTATCCATACAACAGTCGTTCTTGCCCCCAGTGTATTTCTGAAACCGCATTGGCTATTTGCTGCGTTCTTCGCCATGTGTAAGCTTTGCAAAGGTTTCCATATGTAAGAGACAAGGTAATACGTAGAAGTTCAGATCAATCTTGTACTTCCAAGCATCGCCCATTCAATTTTCATTCTTTGCCTGTTTAAACAAGGGACAACACACAACATAAAAAGACAAGCATGTCGAAATCAATTCAAGCCTGAGATAAATGTCATCTAACTTGGTTAGCAAATAAATTGGTAGCGGAAGATGCAGATCAAGAGCTATACAAAGATCAGAAACAAAGCTTTTGGAAGGGAAGAACACGAGAATTAATAATGCTGTCCATGCAATTCACCGCTTTCCTCCTCTGCCTCTAAGCTCAGCTTTGGGCGTAAGTAACTGTTGCAGACGTTTTTAATGGTCGAAAAAAATGGATTTTGTATCAACAAAAAAACACAGAAGTGAATATGCCGTTGCTGGAAACATGGTCTGATAGATGAGAAGGCACCATTCCCACACATTATGTGTGGATCACACAATAGCTACTATCAAGATGATAGGTAGCAGTGATCTGAAGTCCAACAGAACTAAATATTCAAGATAGCTTCTGCACAAGGGTATGAGCTAAGTTTACCTGTTTTAAAGACAAACCTCAATCTACATCAAGGACAGAAGAATCCTAGGTTGGCAGCAAAAGAGCATCTATCATCAAGTGTTGAAACCATCGGAAAAAATGATGAATCATGCACTTGCCACATAACATTATGTAAACTGTAAAAGGAGGCTACTTCAATTGCAAAAATGGCTAATCAGGTAGAGATCACggcataataaaaataaatttgcaCTTTAGTAAAGCAACACAGTGCCAAATGAGAAGTGTATATATAAAATGCTCATGAAAGTATGGCATGGGTACATACCCGGACTATAACTAAAATTCTGAGCTTCAAACAGCACACAACTGTGGgacttcatttcacatgtcgATAAACCATCTTCAAGGGGAACACCAACCTCAGAGAAAAAAGCCTAGAAAAGGAAGTGCTGCATCAACCAAACGAACCCAAGACGCATTATCTAGAAGTGGTGGGAGAGCAACTTCCTCGGACTGATCAGCACTGTTGAAGGCAACAAACAAGTCACCATTTGGCTTTGGAAAAGCTGAAGTCGGTTTGCTTAACTTTGTGTCAACCTTCAAAGTCACAGCTACAAATTTGCATGATGGATCATCCCAATTTGGTGGAGAAAGTGGTATACATCATGTTAAATTAATCACATTGAATACCATGTattattttactaaaatataaaatttaccCGTAGATTATATTATATACTTCATCTTAATTACGAAATTTTTGTGCTTATAAGCATCAATCAACGAGATAGATTTGCATATCGAAATAAACTTTAAAGATAAAATAATCGACAAGATTTAGTATTAATTTTAGTTAAAGTAGTATGTTTTTTTATACTGTTCAGACAATTAACTAATTAATAAtcagtatatatataataaaattcatTAATTCGATTcaaatatgatactaatattttattcatatgATTTCACGTTTATTTACTTACCAAATCTATTAATCTACTCTCATTACCTggaaattagttcataattaaAGCTGTTACATGTAAGTTTGAAGAGTGTAGACCTGCCAAGTCGAATCCCCGAGGCACTTATCAAGTAAGGCTTTGCTCCCAGTTTTAGCGACATTTCTTGCTACACCACTTAATGCACAGCGAACCTGAATAGGTAAATCCCAAATCATACACAAATATAACAAGGAACCAACACCACTAAGGGACAAGTCgagattaaaataaaataaatgattcTCAACGAACTGCGGAGATGCAAATAGCAAAGCATTTATGCATTCATATGTATACACCTCCATAGAATAGTAGTCTTAGTCTTGATTTTGTTCTGACAGAGTGACTAAGTTTTTGAGTAATCTCTATGATACAAAAATTCACCaatattctttattttttttttcaaagttaTCTTCTGAAGAAAAAATAACTTCCCACACATGACACAACCTTGAATCAAACAAACAGATGATTACACCCAGAGCATTTTATACACCGATTTCCTCAGTGCGGAAACAGTACATTTCACAGactaataatattaaaagaacTAGGACACGGATAACATCAAAAGCTGCAACATGGATATCAGTTTACACAGTATCGGTATACATACGATACCTTTCCAGGAGTGGTGGTCCTGGGATTTTGAGGCACAAAAGGGGTGGAATTTATGTCCAATACCATTCCTCCTATCACAACTGTCGGCAGAATAGTCAAAGGATGTTAGCTGCAGGAAAGTTCACGGAAATTTTCGGAGGAGAAAACGCGTCACACTGACAGGAagttctataaatagagctccactttcattctgaaatcatcctttcttcgagttttctctcatcttataagcatttgagtgcttagttctataatatttgtgaggtgttttgttctcctgtattaagagagtgtgtgttctctttggaaacacagtgagtgaattgtacaccacaaaatattatagtggaattcttttcatcttgccttttttaccctaataatttttaggggttttcaacgtaaatctcggtgtccattttattctttatttttcgggttttattatctcaaattccgcacgtgggaccaacaagtggtatcagagccttggtttaaaatttcttaaaattctgagtatgctctgtggttgcagcctagactgatcttccacatcagaaaagattttttgctattttttatttaatgc encodes:
- the LOC142547053 gene encoding dolichyl-diphosphooligosaccharide--protein glycosyltransferase 48 kDa subunit-like, encoding MTMFRTLLILVPFFATLCSSFSPESPTDGRILVLLDDFALKSSHSLFFKSLQTRGFDLDFKLADDPKISLQRYGKYLYDGLILFSPTVDRFGGSIDTASILEFVDSGNDLIIAADQSASELIRGIAFECGVDFDEDPEALVIDHTSFAVSEIEGHHTLLASDDFIQSEVILGSKKIEAPVLYKGIGHSVNPANSMVLKVLSASPAAYSANPHSKLSNPPSLIGSSISLVSVVQARNNARILISGSLSVFSNRFFQSRVQKAGSSIKHEKSGNEQFLTELSKWIFHERGHLKAVAVRHHKVGEVVEPSFYRIKDDLEYSVEIYEWSGANWEPYVADDVQLQFYMMSPYVLKTMSTNQKGLYHSSFRVPDVYGVFQFKVEYQRLGYTSLSLSKQIPVRPFRHNEYERFIPAAYPYYGASFSMMAGFFIFTMAYLYTK
- the LOC142547054 gene encoding pseudouridine kinase-like is translated as MELDKKGKVLGDEAEPVVIGGMVLDINSTPFVPQNPRTTTPGKVRCALSGVARNVAKTGSKALLDKCLGDSTWQC